Proteins found in one Paenibacillus dendritiformis genomic segment:
- the gcvH gene encoding glycine cleavage system protein GcvH translates to MSEVKENLLYSEEHEWVVVVEGRTVRIGITDHAQAELGDIVFIEFPEIGTALSAGDSMGSIESVKTVSELYCPVSGTVTKVNTDLEDTPEKVNSEPYEGGWIAEVELDGDPEEAMKQLLTAEGYRKHIE, encoded by the coding sequence ATGAGCGAAGTGAAAGAGAATCTGTTGTACAGCGAGGAGCATGAATGGGTCGTCGTCGTCGAAGGGCGGACCGTGCGCATCGGGATTACCGATCACGCGCAAGCGGAATTGGGAGATATCGTATTCATCGAGTTCCCCGAGATTGGAACCGCTTTATCGGCGGGCGACAGCATGGGATCGATCGAGTCGGTCAAGACGGTATCGGAGCTGTACTGCCCGGTCTCTGGAACGGTGACGAAGGTCAATACCGATCTGGAGGACACTCCCGAGAAGGTGAACAGCGAACCGTATGAAGGCGGCTGGATTGCCGAGGTGGAGCTGGACGGCGATCCGGAGGAAGCGATGAAGCAGTTGCTCACCGCGGAGGGCTACCGGAAGCATATCGAGTAG
- a CDS encoding aldo/keto reductase — MNKIPIQQRGLAASRLVLGCMGLGGGWNDEPITEQHLAAAHAAVEAALEAGINMFDHADIYTRGKAEQVFGQVLKERPEWRERIVLQSKCGIRFADNGIPGRYDFSKEHILRSVDGSLKRLGVEYLDILLFHRPDPLMEPEEVAEAMSALKSAGKVRAFGVSNMSAGQIRLLQTYSKEPFIVNQLEMSLAKIGWLDQGVHVNQNAAKEDIFPEGTLEYCRLENIQIQAWGPLAQGVFSGRDLSDQPVSIRETAELVQAMANEKGTTREAIILAWLMRHPAGIQPVIGTANPERIRACGEAANLTLTREEWYTLYVSSRGRALP; from the coding sequence ATGAATAAGATCCCCATTCAACAACGCGGACTCGCGGCCAGCCGGCTAGTGCTCGGATGCATGGGTCTGGGAGGAGGCTGGAATGACGAGCCAATAACGGAACAGCATCTCGCAGCGGCGCACGCTGCGGTCGAAGCCGCCCTGGAGGCGGGCATCAATATGTTCGACCACGCCGACATTTATACGAGAGGCAAGGCGGAGCAGGTATTCGGCCAAGTGCTGAAGGAACGGCCGGAATGGAGAGAGCGCATCGTGCTGCAATCCAAGTGCGGCATTCGCTTCGCTGATAATGGCATTCCGGGACGCTATGATTTTTCGAAGGAGCATATTTTGCGCAGCGTCGACGGAAGCTTGAAGCGGCTGGGTGTCGAATATCTCGACATTCTGCTCTTCCACCGTCCCGATCCATTGATGGAGCCGGAAGAGGTCGCGGAAGCGATGTCGGCATTGAAGTCTGCGGGGAAAGTGCGGGCCTTCGGCGTCTCGAACATGAGCGCAGGCCAGATTCGGCTGCTACAGACATACAGCAAGGAACCGTTCATCGTCAATCAGTTGGAGATGAGTCTGGCCAAAATCGGCTGGCTCGATCAAGGCGTTCACGTGAACCAAAATGCCGCCAAGGAAGATATATTCCCGGAAGGCACGCTGGAGTACTGCCGTCTGGAAAATATTCAAATTCAAGCTTGGGGCCCGCTTGCGCAAGGCGTCTTCTCGGGCCGGGATCTCTCTGATCAGCCGGTTTCGATCCGCGAGACGGCCGAGCTCGTGCAGGCAATGGCCAACGAGAAGGGCACGACGCGGGAAGCGATCATTCTCGCCTGGCTGATGCGCCATCCGGCCGGAATCCAGCCGGTTATCGGCACGGCCAATCCGGAGCGAATCCGGGCATGCGGCGAAGCGGCGAACCTCACCCTGACACGGGAAGAGTGGTACACCCTGTACGTCAGCTCCAGAGGCAGAGCGCTGCCGTAA
- a CDS encoding SDR family oxidoreductase — translation MKERVMLVTGANSGMGLATSVALAKQGIYVIMLCRNEARGRRALEEAVRRSGSNRIGLMLCDLGSLRSIRACAAAVLSNYTALDGLINNAGVVSVRRQTTSDGFELNIGVNHLGHFLLTNLLLEALQRAPQGRIINVSSGAHKIGRIHFDDLHLTKGYNAVTAYSQSKLANILFTSALASRLQGTKVTANSLHPGAVATNIGVDRGTGFGKRIMAMLRPFFLTPEEGAATAIYLATSPDVAAVSGAYFYRQRQMPASRRSQDAQLAERLWAVSAAEVGCNIAE, via the coding sequence ATGAAGGAACGGGTGATGCTCGTAACCGGAGCGAACTCGGGTATGGGATTGGCAACCAGCGTGGCGTTAGCCAAGCAGGGAATCTATGTTATCATGCTGTGCCGGAATGAAGCGAGGGGCAGGCGGGCGCTGGAGGAAGCGGTTCGCCGCAGCGGATCGAATCGCATCGGGCTCATGCTCTGCGATCTGGGATCATTGCGCAGTATTCGCGCATGCGCGGCAGCGGTCCTGTCCAACTATACGGCGCTGGATGGACTGATTAACAACGCAGGGGTAGTCTCGGTTCGCCGACAGACGACAAGCGACGGCTTCGAGCTGAATATCGGGGTCAACCATCTCGGGCATTTTCTGTTGACGAATCTTCTGCTGGAAGCCCTGCAGCGGGCGCCGCAGGGACGGATTATCAATGTGTCGTCCGGCGCCCACAAGATAGGGCGCATTCATTTCGATGACCTGCATCTGACGAAGGGCTATAATGCAGTCACGGCCTATTCGCAATCGAAGCTGGCCAACATATTGTTCACATCCGCGCTTGCCAGCCGGCTGCAGGGGACGAAGGTGACGGCCAACAGCCTTCATCCCGGGGCCGTCGCCACCAATATCGGTGTCGATCGCGGCACAGGATTCGGCAAGCGCATTATGGCCATGCTGCGCCCGTTCTTCCTCACGCCGGAGGAGGGGGCGGCCACCGCCATTTACTTGGCGACCAGCCCGGACGTTGCCGCGGTGTCGGGCGCTTATTTCTACCGGCAGCGTCAGATGCCGGCGTCTCGCCGCTCGCAGGATGCGCAGCTGGCGGAACGGCTGTGGGCCGTCAGTGCGGCGGAAGTGGGATGCAATATCGCGGAGTAG
- a CDS encoding DUF2935 domain-containing protein, with protein sequence MHHQQAQAAPAGSLLFEHRFWLQILGDHSRFILDALSPREAKDIRQADQFIRRFDELLNQARQASSESQALAIAADAHAATMELKNFKLDLLRRLLLGQVTVLLPPTFFNHMLNELQEYVYILDAVRAGKPVPLFDALHYDLVWLSDASGHASAIASNLDAVERRLIEKSRQFEKHFDDYYKKAVEMVGYLRTQLRRFPALERFHRDVNLEIKLFTKFLLELEEMELNAETLDIISPLMPDHMAREECYYLIKLAQAGAVPSPGCDPTTPRVQG encoded by the coding sequence ATGCATCATCAACAGGCCCAGGCCGCTCCGGCTGGTTCGCTCTTGTTCGAGCACCGCTTCTGGCTGCAAATACTGGGAGATCATTCCCGCTTCATTTTGGACGCCTTGTCGCCCCGGGAAGCGAAGGACATTCGTCAGGCGGATCAGTTCATCCGGCGGTTCGATGAGCTCCTGAATCAAGCCCGCCAGGCCTCCTCCGAATCCCAAGCCCTTGCCATCGCTGCCGATGCGCATGCCGCAACGATGGAATTGAAGAATTTCAAGCTTGACCTGCTGCGCCGATTGCTGCTCGGCCAGGTTACCGTGCTTCTTCCGCCGACCTTTTTCAACCATATGCTCAATGAGCTGCAGGAGTATGTCTATATTCTCGATGCCGTTCGGGCCGGCAAGCCGGTGCCGTTGTTCGATGCGCTTCATTATGATCTGGTGTGGCTGTCGGACGCTTCCGGCCATGCTTCGGCGATCGCATCCAATCTGGATGCAGTGGAGAGGCGGCTGATCGAGAAGAGCCGCCAATTCGAGAAGCATTTCGATGATTATTACAAAAAAGCGGTCGAAATGGTCGGCTACTTGCGGACCCAGCTTCGCCGCTTCCCGGCACTGGAGCGGTTCCATCGCGATGTGAACCTGGAGATTAAGTTGTTCACGAAATTTTTGCTGGAGCTGGAGGAAATGGAGTTAAACGCGGAGACGCTCGATATTATCAGTCCGTTGATGCCGGATCATATGGCGCGGGAGGAATGCTACTACCTGATCAAATTGGCCCAGGCCGGCGCCGTTCCTTCCCCGGGATGCGATCCAACCACGCCGCGGGTTCAAGGCTGA
- the gcvPA gene encoding aminomethyl-transferring glycine dehydrogenase subunit GcvPA yields MTKTHRYIPMTEQDERDMLAVIGAASIDELFRDIPEAVRYKGRLPISEALDEAALLRHMQDLAGRNASLDQYASFLGAGIYDHHIPVVINHVISRSEFYTAYTPYQPEISQGELQAIFEFQSYICELTGMKVANASMYDGATALAEAGVLASAVTKRKRIVVSRTVHPEARQILHTSARGLGLEIVEAPDANGVTDLEKLEALMTDDTAAVIVQSPNFFGCIEDVQAIEPLIHGRKGLLIMSTNPLSLGLLESPGQLGADVVVGDAQPFGIASSLGGPTCGYFAVSEPLMRRIPGRIVGQTKDRDGKRGFVLTLQAREQHIRREKATSNICSNQALLALSASVYLSVMGKSGIREVANLNIQKAHYAADRIAQSKAMSLPFTSPFFNEFLVKLPEGVCPTALNAALMKEGFIGGLDVSRYYPELAGHMLVAVTERRTKAEIDQFAARLEGAV; encoded by the coding sequence ATGACCAAGACACATCGCTATATCCCGATGACCGAGCAGGACGAGCGGGACATGCTCGCGGTGATCGGCGCGGCATCGATTGATGAGCTGTTCCGCGACATTCCGGAAGCGGTCCGTTACAAGGGCAGGCTTCCGATATCCGAAGCGCTGGACGAAGCGGCCCTGCTGCGCCATATGCAGGATCTGGCCGGCCGCAACGCCAGCCTCGATCAGTATGCAAGCTTTCTTGGCGCCGGCATCTATGACCATCACATTCCGGTCGTCATCAATCACGTTATCTCGCGTTCCGAGTTCTATACCGCCTATACGCCATATCAGCCGGAGATCAGCCAGGGAGAGCTGCAGGCCATATTCGAGTTCCAATCCTATATATGCGAGCTGACGGGCATGAAGGTAGCCAATGCGAGCATGTATGACGGGGCGACCGCGCTCGCGGAAGCCGGGGTGCTGGCAAGCGCCGTTACGAAGCGCAAGCGGATCGTCGTCTCGCGCACCGTTCATCCGGAAGCGCGGCAGATCCTGCATACGAGCGCGCGCGGGCTCGGTCTGGAGATTGTAGAGGCGCCCGATGCGAACGGAGTGACCGATCTGGAGAAGCTGGAGGCGCTCATGACGGACGACACGGCTGCGGTTATCGTCCAGTCGCCTAACTTCTTCGGCTGCATCGAGGACGTGCAGGCCATCGAACCGCTGATTCACGGGCGCAAAGGACTGCTTATTATGAGCACTAATCCGCTGTCGCTCGGCCTGCTGGAGAGCCCGGGACAGCTGGGCGCCGACGTCGTCGTCGGAGATGCCCAGCCGTTCGGCATCGCCTCGTCGCTGGGCGGTCCGACATGCGGATACTTCGCCGTATCCGAGCCGCTGATGCGCCGCATCCCTGGCCGGATTGTCGGTCAGACCAAGGATCGCGACGGCAAGCGGGGCTTCGTGCTGACGCTGCAAGCCCGCGAGCAGCATATCCGCCGCGAGAAGGCGACGTCCAACATTTGCTCGAACCAGGCGCTGCTAGCCTTGAGCGCTTCCGTCTATTTGTCCGTCATGGGCAAATCCGGCATCCGCGAGGTCGCGAATCTGAACATCCAAAAGGCGCATTACGCTGCCGATCGGATCGCGCAATCGAAGGCAATGTCCCTGCCGTTCACCTCGCCGTTCTTCAATGAATTCCTGGTCAAGCTGCCGGAAGGCGTCTGCCCGACCGCCTTGAACGCCGCCCTGATGAAGGAAGGGTTCATCGGCGGCCTGGATGTGTCCCGTTACTATCCGGAGCTGGCGGGCCATATGCTTGTCGCGGTGACGGAACGCCGGACCAAGGCGGAAATCGACCAATTTGCCGCACGATTGGAGGGTGCTGTATGA
- a CDS encoding S8 family serine peptidase — MRLHSFRKLMSLVLSALLLAGMVFPGVSGATEKMDWSASETKQQLQSQVKDQLRTKLQLPRISELNLSDITPQNFVPPSDSSDIITVIVELQNEPLKVAEAQAANTYSLFANDVESDIRQEHQQFRTALNQLEASIRYEFNNVFNGFSISIPANKVDDLLTIPGVKAVFPNVDIQAIPNEPSAHGDSTYMHKSAPHIGAKHLWDIGLKGKGIKVGVLDTGVDYNHPSLKDAFKGGYNFVNNNDDPMETRPDDSQPIIDGKEYHTTHGTHVAGTIVGRGNYDNPGDSGKVRGVAPEADLYAYRVLGPYGRGSSENIVRGIERAVYEDQVDVINLSLGADYNFQYTAHSVALDNATKAGVVVAVAAGNAGPKPLTLGSPGGAHAAISVAASYPPVLTPVFEVEGMDKKFFSQLATSSPVLDTDKPLEAVFAGFGKPDDFKNKAVKGKLVVVSRGEISFGDKSRNAKKAGAAALIIFNNEAGDLAATLGEGDVDEFVPTYTISQADGLILKNYTTSGSVKKVVRSDVEEQDMLGSFSARGPALPDYTIKPDIAAPGVGITSSVPAWDGNYENGYGSSQGTSMASPHIAGAAALLVEYSNKNGLNLSPDDIKALMMNNAVDLKDRDKNVYKLTEQGAGRVDLERSVKAPAIALVQETANVAVKDNPGALFEYETGSLSFGAVSPDNTFKKTVLLKGISNASQQYLVSIDWPAEGGTLTSSKATVSPGQTFDVTLQIPASVSGNYEGHVNLKGDGGHEIRLPVSVYIGDEFQVAPANVLEITPNILAPGTESQYSKANIDLQVNKKEKFSLSIYDLSGKAVGDTVIDHGPLKTGNAVLESWEAKVSNGGQWEVPEDGIYYLAHKGSKEPAQEGQLFVIDTEAPEITLDSREVRVDDVASYKGLITGTVDDQLLHLLPSYEPSQLVEVIAVVNEDFTNMQYATIDKNKRFQLEVPLQRGANEIVIITVDALDNFAVRDILEYDFDPDAGAVRVNVTTSKNEVSTGEEFQVDASFSVTESVYSASFSLIYDASLTKVRVEPSVTLATYQLDWYPDADLIFEEKTTDLEDGKKKLDIHVSLTDGAYQGDGTLGTVVFTASNPGTYTFKLADVAMTDGNREPIRVAGFAPGTVVVNSPKPPDPEPKPEPKPEPGPSSGGSSSSSSYSSTPSQPSGKALKSGTFTVTEKDGKKQGLLLVSSTEISSQLNDKEATEVKLDISDIAWNDVNLSDIRITRVLAEKLTASGKALLLSGKDFEVLIPAESLVDFIGKNGDLTVRLVLAPLTEGEQASALRQVAPGLTVQGEKDTVTKPIRIGLKWSASTVKDARKVGVYGKDAKEAWTYYAPGVRWDKEGVRFTTASLGSYTAQELSKTFDDIRTHWSKDKVEVAAAHQLIEGKGSLNMFKPNDLVTQAEFASLLDRLTGSGKTWNDRIAEPGARDPLTRENMVVMLVQALQLKTDNAPALGFADQAKIGADARAAVAVAVSRGYIKGTGGNKFSPEGTSTRAQAATVLALVLLDLQSES; from the coding sequence TTGAGACTGCATTCATTCCGCAAACTCATGTCTTTGGTCCTTAGCGCCTTGCTGCTTGCCGGCATGGTCTTTCCGGGAGTATCGGGCGCAACTGAAAAAATGGACTGGTCCGCATCCGAGACGAAGCAACAACTCCAGAGCCAAGTCAAGGATCAGCTCAGAACCAAGCTGCAACTCCCTCGCATCTCCGAACTGAACTTATCTGACATCACACCGCAAAACTTTGTACCGCCTTCTGACAGCAGCGACATTATTACCGTTATCGTAGAACTACAAAATGAACCGTTGAAAGTAGCAGAAGCTCAGGCCGCGAATACATACTCCTTGTTCGCCAACGATGTGGAAAGCGATATCCGGCAAGAGCATCAGCAATTCCGCACCGCACTTAACCAACTGGAAGCCTCAATCCGTTACGAGTTCAACAATGTATTTAATGGATTTTCGATCAGTATCCCGGCCAACAAAGTCGATGATTTGTTGACGATTCCGGGCGTGAAGGCCGTCTTCCCGAACGTAGACATCCAGGCGATTCCGAACGAGCCGAGCGCTCATGGCGACAGCACCTATATGCATAAAAGCGCGCCCCATATTGGAGCGAAGCATTTGTGGGATATAGGTTTAAAAGGGAAAGGCATCAAGGTCGGCGTGCTTGACACCGGCGTTGATTACAACCATCCAAGTTTGAAAGATGCCTTTAAGGGCGGGTATAACTTTGTCAATAATAACGATGATCCAATGGAAACGAGACCAGATGATTCGCAGCCTATTATTGATGGAAAAGAGTATCATACGACCCATGGCACGCATGTAGCTGGAACGATTGTCGGCAGAGGAAACTATGATAATCCCGGCGACAGCGGCAAAGTACGCGGCGTCGCTCCAGAGGCAGATCTGTATGCGTATCGCGTTCTCGGGCCATATGGCAGGGGATCTTCGGAAAACATAGTACGCGGCATTGAGCGCGCCGTCTATGAAGATCAGGTAGATGTTATCAATCTGTCGCTCGGCGCCGATTACAACTTCCAATATACCGCGCATTCCGTGGCGCTGGACAATGCAACCAAGGCCGGTGTCGTCGTGGCTGTCGCTGCGGGCAATGCCGGGCCGAAGCCGCTCACGCTGGGAAGTCCGGGAGGAGCCCATGCGGCCATTTCCGTTGCAGCCTCTTACCCTCCGGTCCTGACCCCGGTATTTGAGGTTGAGGGTATGGATAAGAAGTTTTTCTCGCAGCTCGCTACTTCTTCTCCCGTACTGGACACAGATAAACCGCTTGAAGCGGTCTTTGCCGGATTCGGAAAACCAGATGATTTTAAGAACAAAGCCGTAAAAGGGAAGCTCGTGGTCGTCTCCCGTGGCGAGATCAGCTTCGGCGACAAGTCGAGAAACGCCAAAAAGGCGGGAGCCGCAGCGCTCATCATTTTCAACAACGAAGCTGGTGATCTGGCCGCGACTCTTGGCGAAGGGGATGTCGATGAATTCGTTCCTACTTATACCATTTCGCAAGCCGACGGTCTCATCTTGAAAAATTATACTACGTCCGGCTCGGTGAAGAAGGTTGTCCGCAGCGATGTCGAGGAGCAAGATATGCTCGGCTCCTTCAGCGCCCGCGGTCCTGCGCTGCCGGACTATACGATTAAGCCGGACATTGCCGCGCCGGGAGTCGGCATCACATCATCCGTGCCGGCCTGGGACGGCAATTACGAGAACGGGTACGGAAGCTCGCAAGGCACGAGCATGGCCTCGCCGCATATCGCGGGAGCTGCCGCATTGCTGGTGGAGTATTCCAATAAGAACGGCCTCAATCTAAGCCCGGATGACATCAAAGCATTGATGATGAATAATGCCGTAGATCTGAAGGATCGCGACAAGAACGTATATAAACTAACCGAGCAAGGTGCAGGCCGGGTCGATCTTGAACGAAGTGTAAAAGCTCCAGCGATCGCTCTGGTACAAGAGACCGCTAACGTCGCGGTAAAAGACAATCCGGGCGCACTGTTCGAATATGAAACGGGCAGCCTCTCATTCGGAGCAGTTTCTCCGGATAATACGTTTAAGAAAACGGTACTGCTGAAGGGCATCTCTAATGCGAGTCAGCAATATTTAGTCTCCATCGATTGGCCTGCTGAGGGCGGAACCTTAACGTCGAGTAAGGCAACAGTAAGCCCTGGGCAGACGTTCGACGTGACTTTGCAAATCCCGGCAAGCGTCTCCGGGAATTATGAAGGCCATGTCAATTTGAAAGGGGACGGCGGCCACGAAATCAGGCTTCCTGTTAGCGTGTATATCGGAGACGAATTCCAAGTGGCTCCGGCGAATGTCCTAGAGATAACTCCGAACATCCTTGCACCGGGCACCGAAAGCCAGTACAGCAAAGCGAATATTGACTTGCAAGTAAACAAAAAAGAAAAATTTTCGCTTTCTATCTATGATTTATCGGGAAAAGCAGTTGGAGATACCGTCATTGATCATGGACCATTAAAAACAGGTAACGCAGTGCTTGAAAGCTGGGAAGCCAAGGTCAGCAACGGCGGCCAATGGGAGGTTCCTGAAGACGGAATCTATTACCTGGCCCATAAGGGAAGCAAGGAACCGGCACAAGAAGGGCAACTCTTTGTTATCGACACCGAAGCGCCTGAAATCACCTTGGACAGCCGCGAAGTCCGTGTTGATGATGTGGCAAGCTACAAAGGGCTGATCACCGGAACCGTAGATGATCAGCTGCTACACTTGCTCCCATCTTATGAACCGAGCCAGCTTGTTGAGGTTATTGCCGTAGTCAATGAAGATTTTACCAATATGCAATATGCGACAATTGATAAAAACAAACGATTCCAACTCGAAGTGCCCCTTCAAAGAGGCGCTAACGAAATCGTCATTATAACGGTTGATGCTTTGGATAATTTCGCCGTCCGCGATATCCTGGAGTATGACTTCGATCCGGATGCCGGCGCAGTCCGCGTCAACGTAACGACGAGCAAGAATGAAGTATCGACCGGCGAGGAGTTCCAAGTTGATGCGTCGTTCTCCGTCACCGAATCGGTATATTCCGCTTCGTTCAGCCTAATCTATGATGCCAGCCTGACCAAGGTCCGCGTGGAACCGAGCGTAACGTTGGCAACATATCAACTTGATTGGTATCCGGATGCAGATCTCATCTTCGAAGAGAAAACGACCGACTTGGAGGATGGCAAGAAGAAGTTGGATATCCATGTCAGTCTGACAGATGGGGCTTATCAAGGTGATGGGACGTTAGGCACGGTCGTGTTCACGGCAAGCAACCCGGGTACGTATACCTTTAAACTGGCAGATGTTGCAATGACGGATGGCAACCGCGAACCGATTCGTGTAGCTGGATTTGCACCGGGAACCGTTGTTGTCAATTCACCAAAGCCGCCAGATCCTGAACCAAAACCTGAACCAAAGCCTGAACCTGGCCCAAGCTCAGGCGGCTCGTCTTCCAGCAGTTCCTACTCCTCCACTCCGTCGCAGCCGTCTGGGAAGGCCTTGAAATCGGGCACCTTCACGGTAACCGAGAAGGACGGCAAGAAGCAGGGATTGCTGCTTGTATCTTCGACTGAGATTAGCTCGCAGTTGAACGACAAGGAAGCGACTGAAGTGAAGCTGGATATTTCGGATATCGCTTGGAACGATGTCAATTTGTCGGATATCCGGATCACCCGCGTGCTGGCGGAGAAGCTTACTGCCTCGGGCAAAGCGTTGCTGCTGTCCGGGAAGGATTTTGAAGTGCTCATTCCTGCCGAGTCGCTCGTTGACTTTATCGGGAAAAATGGAGATCTGACCGTACGCCTGGTGCTGGCGCCGCTGACGGAAGGAGAGCAAGCGTCCGCACTGAGACAGGTCGCTCCGGGACTGACCGTCCAAGGCGAGAAGGACACGGTCACCAAGCCGATCCGTATCGGTCTAAAATGGAGCGCCTCCACCGTCAAGGATGCCCGCAAGGTAGGCGTCTACGGCAAGGATGCGAAGGAGGCGTGGACGTACTACGCGCCTGGCGTTCGCTGGGATAAGGAAGGCGTTCGCTTCACTACGGCGTCGCTCGGATCCTATACGGCGCAGGAATTGTCCAAGACGTTCGACGATATTCGCACGCATTGGTCCAAAGATAAGGTAGAGGTCGCAGCCGCTCACCAGTTGATCGAAGGCAAGGGCAGCTTGAATATGTTCAAGCCGAACGATTTGGTCACTCAAGCGGAATTCGCCTCGCTGCTCGATCGTCTAACCGGTTCCGGCAAAACGTGGAACGACCGTATTGCCGAGCCGGGAGCGCGTGACCCGCTGACGCGCGAGAACATGGTCGTCATGCTGGTGCAGGCACTGCAGTTGAAGACCGATAACGCTCCGGCGCTCGGCTTCGCCGACCAAGCGAAGATCGGTGCGGATGCCCGCGCCGCCGTCGCGGTTGCGGTAAGCCGCGGCTATATTAAAGGCACGGGCGGCAACAAGTTCTCTCCTGAAGGAACATCAACCCGTGCCCAGGCAGCCACGGTGCTCGCCCTCGTGCTGCTTGATCTGCAATCGGAATCGTAA
- the gcvT gene encoding glycine cleavage system aminomethyltransferase GcvT, with translation MSTLQRTPLFPKYADHPSVRCIDFGGWELPVQFSGIQREHEAVRQQAGLFDVSHMGELFVSGPAAFSFLQKMTTNDLSKLEDGKAQYSLLCYPHGGVVDDLLVYRLAEDHYMLVVNASNTDKVVQWLHDHAEDGVHIDNASSRTSLLALQGPQALSILTQATEAPVSGLKAFHCFSDVQVCGVKALVSRTGYTGEDGFELYISADDAPHLWTELLRIGEPFGLVPVGLGARDTLRFEAKLPLYGQELSEQITPLEAGLGWCVKLNKGEFIGRDALAKQKEEGVPRRLAGIELIDRGIPRTHYPVYAGDKLIGEVTSGTQSPTLKRNLGLALIESPYAELDTELEVEIRGKRLKARVVATPFYQRPTTTKGGSPS, from the coding sequence ATGTCCACGTTACAACGCACGCCCCTATTTCCGAAGTATGCCGACCACCCTTCCGTCCGCTGCATCGATTTCGGCGGCTGGGAGCTCCCGGTGCAATTCAGCGGCATCCAGCGGGAGCATGAAGCCGTACGGCAGCAGGCCGGCCTGTTCGATGTGTCGCACATGGGGGAGCTATTCGTGAGCGGTCCTGCCGCATTCTCCTTTTTGCAGAAGATGACGACGAATGACCTGTCCAAGCTGGAGGACGGCAAGGCACAGTACTCCCTGCTCTGTTATCCGCATGGAGGTGTCGTCGACGATCTCCTGGTCTATCGTCTTGCCGAAGATCACTATATGCTGGTCGTTAACGCGTCCAATACGGACAAGGTTGTCCAATGGCTGCATGACCATGCAGAGGACGGCGTGCATATCGACAACGCGTCTTCCCGCACCTCCCTGCTGGCGCTGCAAGGACCGCAGGCACTGTCCATTTTGACGCAGGCAACCGAAGCGCCTGTCAGCGGTTTGAAAGCGTTTCATTGCTTCTCCGATGTCCAGGTGTGCGGCGTTAAGGCTCTCGTCTCGCGTACAGGCTACACGGGCGAGGATGGGTTCGAGCTCTATATCTCGGCTGACGATGCGCCCCATCTATGGACGGAGCTGCTGCGAATCGGTGAACCGTTCGGGCTCGTTCCGGTAGGCCTGGGGGCCAGAGATACGCTTCGCTTCGAAGCGAAGCTGCCGCTGTACGGCCAGGAGCTGTCCGAGCAGATTACGCCGCTGGAGGCTGGGCTTGGCTGGTGCGTGAAGCTGAATAAAGGGGAGTTCATCGGCAGGGATGCGCTCGCCAAGCAGAAGGAAGAAGGCGTTCCCCGCCGATTGGCCGGCATCGAATTGATCGATCGCGGCATCCCGCGGACCCATTATCCCGTCTATGCAGGCGATAAGCTTATCGGCGAAGTGACGTCCGGTACGCAATCCCCTACCTTGAAGCGCAATCTCGGCCTGGCGCTCATTGAATCGCCATATGCCGAATTGGATACGGAACTGGAAGTCGAGATTCGCGGCAAGCGGCTCAAGGCCCGCGTCGTCGCAACCCCATTCTATCAACGCCCTACAACAACCAAGGGAGGTTCGCCTTCATGA
- a CDS encoding MBL fold metallo-hydrolase: MDKPNMLSSGTTSVIAARPDIICLRTVMVNVVFIGAPGSRDYVVIDAGLATFGDTIRETAEAHFDGPPAAILLTHGHFDHVGAIRDLLDIWDIPVYAHSQELPYLTGQADYPPPDPTVGGGLMSLLSPFYPNEAIRLGSRVRPLPDDSRVPHLPDWRVIPTPGHTPGHVSFYRESDRSLIAGDAFITVKQESALHVLGQAKEIHGPPAYFTPDWDEAWRSVKRLEKLQPQLAVTGHGLPMEGEELTVQLQRLAREFDQLAIPAQGRYVPSRE, translated from the coding sequence ATGGACAAACCGAATATGCTGTCTTCCGGGACCACGTCCGTAATCGCTGCACGGCCAGACATCATATGCCTGCGCACTGTTATGGTCAATGTCGTGTTCATCGGAGCGCCAGGAAGCCGCGATTATGTAGTGATCGACGCCGGATTAGCCACGTTCGGCGATACTATTCGCGAGACGGCGGAAGCGCATTTTGACGGTCCGCCTGCGGCCATTCTGCTAACCCATGGCCACTTCGATCATGTAGGCGCGATACGCGATCTGTTGGACATCTGGGATATTCCCGTATACGCGCACTCGCAAGAGCTTCCCTACCTGACGGGGCAAGCGGATTATCCTCCGCCAGATCCGACGGTCGGCGGGGGCTTGATGTCTCTGCTCTCTCCGTTCTATCCGAACGAAGCGATCCGACTCGGAAGCCGGGTCCGCCCGCTGCCCGATGATAGCCGCGTGCCGCATCTGCCGGATTGGCGGGTGATTCCTACGCCGGGGCATACTCCCGGGCACGTATCCTTTTACCGGGAATCGGATCGGTCGTTGATTGCGGGGGATGCGTTCATCACTGTCAAGCAGGAATCGGCTCTCCATGTGCTAGGGCAAGCCAAAGAAATCCATGGTCCGCCGGCTTACTTCACTCCCGATTGGGATGAGGCGTGGCGCTCGGTGAAGCGGCTGGAGAAGCTTCAGCCGCAGCTGGCCGTGACCGGGCACGGCTTGCCTATGGAAGGGGAGGAGCTGACGGTCCAATTGCAGCGCCTGGCCCGGGAGTTCGACCAGCTGGCTATCCCGGCACAAGGGCGCTATGTTCCGTCGCGTGAATAG